Proteins co-encoded in one Aminivibrio pyruvatiphilus genomic window:
- a CDS encoding 5-deoxy-glucuronate isomerase — translation MSSLNSKARMEKWRVQSPEEPGFHTVISPEKSECRVARIYRLNLPRGERFLLETGDLEMHAVLMNGRVQLGGNSALDMSMDRFDSFYLPARASVEITSLEDSFFYIAGAPYENIGEVSFRKYDPTLPIGDVHQIHGEGVGRREVMFTLAPKTPASRLICGLTWGGNGAWTSWPPHQHEKDLEEVYCYFDMPAPKFGFHLSYLETGGTMDCVAHPVHSGTMVEAPCGYHPTVASPGTRNAYFWALASFSPEQRRYDLAVIDPEYAGSN, via the coding sequence ATGAGTTCACTAAACAGCAAGGCCAGGATGGAGAAGTGGCGGGTCCAGTCGCCGGAAGAGCCGGGTTTTCATACGGTCATCTCTCCTGAAAAAAGCGAATGCAGGGTAGCCCGGATCTACCGCCTGAACCTTCCCCGCGGGGAGCGCTTTCTTCTGGAGACCGGAGACCTGGAAATGCATGCCGTCCTGATGAACGGAAGGGTACAGCTGGGCGGAAACTCCGCCCTTGACATGTCCATGGACAGATTCGACTCCTTTTACCTTCCCGCCCGGGCAAGTGTGGAAATCACTTCCCTTGAGGACTCGTTTTTCTACATCGCCGGCGCTCCCTATGAAAACATAGGCGAGGTGAGCTTCCGGAAATATGATCCCACCCTTCCCATCGGTGATGTCCACCAGATCCACGGTGAAGGGGTCGGACGCCGGGAGGTCATGTTCACCCTTGCCCCCAAGACCCCCGCTTCCAGGCTGATCTGCGGCCTGACATGGGGCGGCAACGGCGCATGGACAAGCTGGCCGCCCCACCAGCATGAAAAGGATCTGGAAGAGGTGTACTGCTACTTCGACATGCCGGCCCCCAAATTCGGCTTTCATCTGAGCTATCTCGAAACCGGAGGCACCATGGACTGCGTCGCTCATCCCGTTCATTCGGGCACGATGGTCGAGGCGCCCTGCGGCTACCACCCCACGGTGGCCAGCCCCGGAACACGCAACGCCTACTTCTGGGCCCTGGCGTCCTTTTCTCCGGAGCAGCGCCGCTACGACCTCGCGGTCATCGACCCGGAGTATGCGGGAAGCAATTGA
- a CDS encoding SDR family oxidoreductase: MTHDLFDITGKKAIVTGGTRGLGRGMAEGLLEAGCEVAIIGSSDGVFATAEEFRAKGWKCHGVRADLRNRDEVYRSFDEALGALGGDLDILVTAAGIQRRHSAENFPVEEWDEVINVNLNAVFIQCQLAGRIMLKKGCGKIINIASMASFFGGQTVPAYSAAKGGVAQLTKELTNDWVGRGINVNAIAPGYMATEMNAALVADETRNRQITERIPAHRWGTGDDMKGAVIFLASRASDYVSGAIIPVDGGYLVK; the protein is encoded by the coding sequence ATGACACACGATTTGTTTGATATCACGGGAAAAAAGGCGATCGTAACGGGAGGAACCCGGGGGCTGGGCAGGGGAATGGCCGAGGGCCTGCTGGAGGCGGGGTGCGAAGTCGCCATCATAGGATCTTCCGACGGAGTGTTCGCCACGGCGGAGGAATTCCGCGCCAAAGGGTGGAAATGCCACGGCGTCAGGGCGGACCTCAGAAACCGGGATGAAGTGTACCGGTCCTTTGACGAAGCTCTCGGCGCCCTCGGAGGCGACCTGGACATACTGGTGACCGCTGCCGGAATCCAGAGACGCCATTCCGCAGAAAATTTCCCCGTGGAAGAATGGGACGAAGTCATCAACGTCAACCTCAACGCCGTTTTCATTCAATGCCAGCTCGCAGGCAGAATAATGCTGAAAAAGGGCTGCGGCAAAATAATCAACATCGCGTCCATGGCCAGCTTCTTCGGCGGGCAGACCGTTCCCGCCTACTCCGCGGCAAAGGGCGGCGTCGCGCAGCTGACGAAGGAACTGACGAACGACTGGGTCGGACGGGGAATCAACGTCAACGCCATTGCACCCGGCTACATGGCAACGGAAATGAACGCGGCCCTTGTTGCCGATGAAACGCGAAACCGGCAGATTACCGAGCGCATCCCGGCGCACCGGTGGGGAACGGGGGATGACATGAAAGGCGCTGTAATCTTTCTCGCCTCCCGGGCGAGCGACTATGTCAGCGGGGCGATCATCCCCGTTGACGGAGGATACCTGGTCAAGTAG
- a CDS encoding enolase C-terminal domain-like protein gives MTVYIRDVRVICTAPEGINLTAVRIDTSEPGLYGLGCATFAYRHLVVKCLVEEYLRPLLIGRPVENIEDLWHMMHQNGYWRNGPAENNAVSGVDMALWDIKGKMADMPLYQLFGGKCREAVPVYRHVEGKDLSEICEDILRRQEQGITCVRCQCGGYGGGGFGNAPSGAPAGAPKGVYLEPRKYMRDTIALFEGIRERIGFDMALCHDVHERIHPMDAVRFAQALEPFDLFFLEDAVPLEQGEWLRLLRSHTTIPLAQGELFSNPSEWKDIITNRLIDFIRVHISQIGGITPARKLQLFSEQFGVRTAWHGPGDMSPLGHAANIHLDLAAHNFGVQEWSGTEPPNFILHDLKGPRDALLDVFPGLPELRRGYVYANDRPGLGVDLDEAEAAKYPCENTVTTWTQTRLPDGTLQRP, from the coding sequence GTGACAGTATATATCAGGGATGTCAGGGTCATCTGCACCGCCCCTGAGGGCATCAACCTCACGGCGGTCAGGATTGACACAAGCGAACCGGGACTCTACGGCCTGGGCTGCGCCACCTTCGCCTACCGGCACCTGGTGGTGAAATGCCTGGTGGAGGAATACCTCAGGCCCCTGTTGATCGGGCGGCCTGTGGAGAACATTGAAGATCTCTGGCACATGATGCACCAGAACGGCTACTGGCGGAACGGACCTGCCGAGAACAACGCCGTATCCGGAGTCGACATGGCCCTCTGGGACATCAAGGGAAAAATGGCGGACATGCCCCTGTACCAGCTCTTCGGCGGAAAATGCAGGGAGGCGGTGCCGGTCTATCGTCACGTGGAGGGAAAGGATCTTTCCGAGATCTGCGAGGACATTCTCCGGCGGCAGGAGCAGGGTATCACCTGCGTCCGGTGTCAGTGCGGAGGATACGGCGGAGGCGGGTTCGGAAACGCTCCGTCCGGAGCGCCCGCCGGAGCGCCGAAGGGAGTCTACCTCGAGCCCCGGAAATACATGAGGGACACCATCGCCCTGTTCGAGGGCATACGGGAGCGGATCGGCTTTGACATGGCTCTCTGCCATGACGTGCACGAGCGCATTCATCCCATGGACGCCGTTCGTTTCGCCCAGGCCCTGGAGCCCTTCGACCTCTTCTTCCTCGAAGACGCCGTTCCCCTGGAACAGGGCGAGTGGCTGCGTCTGCTGCGCTCCCATACGACCATTCCCCTGGCCCAGGGCGAACTTTTCAGCAATCCCTCCGAGTGGAAGGACATCATCACGAACCGCCTGATCGATTTTATCCGTGTTCACATCAGCCAGATAGGCGGAATTACCCCGGCCAGGAAACTCCAGCTCTTTTCCGAGCAGTTCGGTGTCAGGACGGCCTGGCACGGTCCGGGCGACATGTCTCCCCTCGGCCACGCCGCGAATATCCACCTCGATCTTGCCGCCCACAACTTTGGCGTTCAGGAGTGGTCCGGAACGGAACCTCCCAATTTCATTCTCCACGACCTCAAGGGTCCCCGGGATGCCCTGCTCGATGTTTTCCCCGGACTGCCTGAACTCCGCCGGGGCTATGTTTACGCCAACGACCGCCCCGGTCTCGGTGTCGACCTGGATGAGGCGGAGGCTGCGAAGTATCCCTGCGAAAACACCGTTACCACCTGGACACAGACGAGGCTCCCCGACGGCACGCTCCAGAGGCCCTAG
- a CDS encoding TRAP transporter large permease, with protein MTGFLLFGSFALLLVLGVPIALSLGAATMFTIVTSPDISVSISTVAQRIYGGLESTSIMAIAFFVLAGNLMTRGGISRRIVDFANSIVGGVRGGMALALVLACAFFAALSGSAPATVVAIGAMLYDDMIRIGYPKDRTAGLLVVSGGLGPIIPPSIIMVIYATLTGASVGDMFSAGMVIGLVIMVVLMVVGGYFAYKEKWPKSTEKYTLREFLVSAVKAIPALMLPLIILGGIYSGLLTPTESSAVAVVWALFAGMFIYRELSLSDLVPIILNSAKSSAMVLFIIGTSTAFSWLFTFSGLSRAMVSSVMAMNLSPILYCVAVACILLMFGTFMEGIAIAVLLVPVLWPIAQSMGINVIHFGMIVCVANVIGTMTPPVAVNIFAATTVSKLRMGDIAKAQTPFFIGYLAVFIAAVLIPGFSTFILK; from the coding sequence ATGACCGGGTTTCTTCTGTTCGGGAGTTTCGCGCTGCTCCTTGTCCTCGGCGTACCCATCGCTCTTTCTCTCGGGGCGGCGACCATGTTTACCATAGTGACAAGCCCTGATATTTCTGTGTCCATCTCCACCGTGGCCCAGCGGATCTACGGAGGGCTTGAATCGACCTCCATCATGGCCATCGCCTTTTTCGTCCTTGCGGGAAACCTCATGACGAGGGGCGGCATTTCCAGGCGCATCGTCGATTTCGCAAACTCCATCGTGGGAGGCGTCAGGGGAGGAATGGCCCTCGCCCTTGTCCTTGCCTGCGCGTTTTTTGCCGCTTTGTCCGGCTCAGCACCGGCGACAGTGGTCGCCATAGGTGCAATGCTCTACGACGATATGATCCGCATAGGCTATCCGAAAGACAGGACGGCAGGACTGCTGGTCGTTTCAGGAGGACTCGGTCCCATCATCCCGCCCAGCATCATTATGGTCATCTATGCCACCCTCACGGGAGCGTCCGTCGGGGATATGTTCAGCGCCGGCATGGTGATCGGTCTGGTGATCATGGTGGTTCTCATGGTCGTCGGCGGTTACTTCGCCTACAAGGAAAAATGGCCGAAGTCCACGGAGAAATATACCCTCAGGGAATTCCTCGTCTCCGCGGTAAAGGCCATACCGGCGCTCATGCTTCCCCTGATCATTCTCGGCGGCATATACAGCGGTCTTCTGACGCCGACGGAATCTTCTGCCGTTGCCGTTGTGTGGGCCCTCTTTGCCGGAATGTTCATCTACAGGGAACTCAGCCTTTCGGATCTTGTGCCGATCATCCTGAATTCCGCCAAGAGTTCGGCCATGGTGCTCTTCATCATAGGGACATCCACGGCGTTCTCGTGGCTGTTTACTTTTTCGGGTCTTTCCAGGGCCATGGTTTCTTCTGTTATGGCTATGAATCTCAGCCCCATTTTGTACTGTGTCGCCGTGGCCTGCATTCTGCTCATGTTCGGTACCTTCATGGAGGGCATAGCTATTGCCGTGCTGCTCGTTCCGGTCCTCTGGCCTATAGCCCAGTCCATGGGCATCAACGTGATCCATTTCGGGATGATCGTCTGCGTGGCCAATGTCATCGGCACCATGACACCGCCTGTCGCCGTAAACATATTTGCCGCCACCACCGTTTCGAAACTCAGAATGGGGGATATCGCAAAAGCCCAGACTCCGTTCTTCATCGGCTACCTTGCGGTGTTTATTGCGGCGGTTCTGATTCCCGGTTTCAGCACATTCATACTCAAGTAG
- a CDS encoding TRAP transporter small permease yields MVVTFVTMVATFFAQVLNRNFFQAPGFSWFEELATYCQIYMVLIGTEIGLRDGTQVSVTAVVDRFQGKKKKIIQMVSKLIVIVFSGVLAFSTIRLLRVQLLSGQTSSAMHIPMFIPYFALTLSFSIITLVQSAMLFAMLKDFVSGDGGGRMTCAADGRADS; encoded by the coding sequence ATGGTGGTCACTTTTGTGACCATGGTCGCCACGTTCTTCGCCCAGGTATTGAACAGGAATTTTTTCCAGGCTCCCGGTTTTTCCTGGTTCGAGGAACTGGCCACCTACTGCCAGATATACATGGTACTCATAGGTACGGAGATCGGGCTTCGGGACGGAACGCAGGTTTCGGTGACTGCAGTGGTGGACAGATTCCAGGGGAAGAAAAAGAAGATCATCCAGATGGTGTCCAAGCTGATAGTGATCGTCTTCTCGGGTGTCCTTGCCTTCAGCACCATCAGGCTTCTTCGAGTCCAGCTGTTAAGCGGGCAGACCTCTTCCGCTATGCACATTCCCATGTTTATTCCCTACTTCGCTCTCACTCTGAGCTTCTCCATAATCACACTTGTTCAGAGCGCCATGCTTTTCGCCATGCTGAAAGATTTCGTCTCGGGGGACGGCGGAGGCAGGATGACCTGTGCCGCAGACGGGAGGGCGGACTCATGA
- a CDS encoding TRAP transporter substrate-binding protein, translated as MKKLATALLIATMAFGMAASVQVVPAESADPITFTFAMVDPETSPYYKGAAKIAEEVEKATDGRIKIKIVAGGTLGGERDTVELAMTGDIDIATAANSVMTNFIPEMSILDQAFLWANAAQAHAAVDGPVGALIQEKAKRLGLNVIGYMESGFRNVFSVKPIQKIEDFSGVKIRTMQNQYHMAAFSAFGAMPVAMAAGEQFTALQQGTIDAAENAIANCWNNGFYEVTKNITYTNHAFVYILLCMSDNAWNKIPEDLREPFLAAVKRGYEAQRQYLVDANEEATEKLKGVGVVFHDIDNSALQAAYQKAAAEKGWKFDPAWQAAVDQTIATVK; from the coding sequence ATGAAGAAACTGGCAACTGCACTGCTGATTGCAACAATGGCGTTCGGAATGGCGGCATCGGTACAGGTTGTTCCTGCGGAGAGCGCGGACCCGATTACCTTTACCTTCGCCATGGTTGACCCCGAGACATCCCCTTATTACAAAGGGGCTGCCAAGATTGCCGAAGAAGTTGAAAAGGCCACCGACGGAAGAATCAAAATTAAAATCGTAGCCGGCGGAACCCTCGGAGGCGAAAGGGATACCGTTGAGCTCGCCATGACGGGAGACATCGACATCGCAACGGCGGCAAACTCCGTCATGACCAACTTTATTCCCGAGATGAGCATTCTCGACCAGGCTTTCCTCTGGGCAAACGCCGCGCAGGCTCACGCTGCCGTCGACGGCCCCGTCGGCGCCCTGATCCAGGAGAAGGCAAAGAGGCTCGGCCTTAACGTCATCGGATACATGGAGTCCGGTTTCAGGAACGTGTTTTCCGTGAAGCCCATCCAGAAGATCGAAGATTTCTCGGGCGTCAAGATCCGTACCATGCAGAACCAGTATCACATGGCCGCTTTCAGCGCTTTCGGCGCCATGCCCGTAGCCATGGCCGCCGGCGAGCAGTTTACGGCCCTTCAGCAGGGAACGATCGACGCTGCTGAGAATGCCATCGCAAACTGCTGGAATAACGGATTCTACGAGGTCACAAAGAATATCACCTACACCAACCACGCGTTCGTCTACATTCTGCTCTGCATGTCCGACAACGCCTGGAACAAGATCCCCGAAGATCTGCGGGAGCCCTTCCTGGCAGCGGTCAAGAGAGGCTACGAGGCACAGCGCCAGTATCTTGTCGATGCCAACGAGGAAGCCACCGAGAAGCTCAAGGGAGTCGGCGTCGTTTTCCATGATATCGACAATTCCGCTCTGCAGGCAGCCTACCAGAAAGCCGCCGCTGAGAAGGGGTGGAAGTTCGATCCTGCGTGGCAGGCTGCGGTTGACCAGACTATCGCCACCGTGAAATAA
- a CDS encoding FadR/GntR family transcriptional regulator translates to MIQKVVEYLMNNIENGTWPAGGKIPSENCLTRILGVSRASVRVAIQQFVGLGVLQSVHGKGTFVKNADLSLFGGEITGITSQDCRDMRKVMEFRRIVEPEAGYLACSCMPSGLLEELALHLENMIGSVGEPEEFVREDILFHECIARASGNPLLEKSLREIFKETVRTHAKMNAVLGYKDGIYYHSIILKAFRDGNAKQVRSLMSEHLQSAIERLVPETP, encoded by the coding sequence GTGATCCAGAAAGTGGTCGAATACCTCATGAACAACATCGAGAACGGGACCTGGCCGGCAGGAGGGAAAATCCCCTCCGAAAACTGCCTTACCCGTATCCTAGGTGTCAGCAGGGCCAGCGTTCGGGTTGCCATACAGCAGTTTGTGGGCCTCGGCGTGCTCCAGAGCGTTCATGGCAAAGGGACTTTTGTGAAGAACGCCGACCTTTCCCTGTTCGGCGGAGAGATTACCGGAATTACGTCCCAGGACTGCCGTGACATGAGGAAGGTTATGGAATTCCGGAGAATCGTCGAACCGGAGGCGGGTTACCTGGCATGCTCGTGCATGCCTTCAGGATTGCTGGAAGAACTTGCTTTGCACCTGGAGAACATGATAGGCAGCGTCGGGGAACCTGAAGAGTTCGTCCGGGAAGATATCCTGTTTCATGAGTGTATTGCCAGGGCATCAGGAAACCCTCTCCTGGAAAAAAGCCTGAGAGAGATTTTTAAAGAAACGGTCCGTACCCATGCAAAGATGAACGCCGTCCTGGGATACAAAGACGGAATCTACTACCACTCCATTATCCTCAAGGCATTCCGCGACGGCAACGCAAAGCAGGTTCGCAGCCTTATGTCCGAGCACCTTCAGTCAGCGATAGAACGTCTCGTACCGGAAACCCCTTAA
- a CDS encoding RraA family protein → MEKIVEQFHTIDTSTISDALDKNGLTGQCLGIKSFNPGWKIAGRAFTVKYGPVDIVKGTVGDFIDDVPEGGVVVLDNQGRLDCTVWGDILTSVAKRRGIAGTVIDGVCRDTNRSLELDYPIFSSGRYMRTGKDRVQVDGVNCHVNIATVRVRPGDIVVGDADGVVVIPREFEEKVLATALEIEAAEEKIRSATEQGMRLDEARKQFKYHSLQTRA, encoded by the coding sequence ATGGAAAAAATCGTTGAGCAGTTCCACACAATCGATACCTCCACAATTTCCGATGCCCTGGACAAAAACGGGCTCACGGGACAGTGCCTGGGGATCAAATCCTTCAACCCCGGGTGGAAAATCGCCGGGAGGGCTTTCACTGTCAAGTACGGTCCCGTTGACATCGTGAAGGGCACCGTGGGAGACTTCATCGACGACGTACCGGAGGGCGGCGTTGTCGTGCTGGACAACCAGGGACGGCTGGACTGCACTGTCTGGGGAGACATCCTCACCAGCGTCGCCAAACGCAGAGGCATCGCGGGCACCGTAATCGACGGCGTGTGCCGCGACACCAACCGCAGCCTCGAGCTGGACTATCCCATCTTCAGTTCCGGCCGGTACATGCGGACGGGCAAGGACCGGGTCCAGGTCGACGGCGTCAACTGCCACGTCAACATCGCCACCGTCAGGGTCCGCCCCGGCGACATCGTCGTGGGCGACGCCGACGGAGTCGTCGTCATTCCAAGGGAGTTCGAGGAGAAAGTCCTGGCCACCGCTCTCGAGATCGAGGCCGCCGAGGAAAAGATCCGCTCCGCCACCGAGCAGGGTATGAGGCTCGACGAGGCCCGGAAGCAGTTCAAGTACCACTCGCTCCAGACCAGGGCCTGA
- a CDS encoding TRAP transporter large permease yields MSILLAAFFIGFLLLGVPIIVALGLSCIFSVVITGAADIAVLVQNMFNAGNSFALMAVPFFILAGNIMSEGGVSRRLVNLAGAFFGRMSGGLALVATAASTFFGALSGSAPATTAAIGGVMIKPMVEKGYDKNFAGAVVAASGTIGLIIPPSLTMVLYGVSTGVSIGALFLGGIIPGIIICIALMIVEYIISVKRGYRGEEKTSMKTILKYCREAVFAIFMPVLILGGIYAGIFTPTESAAVAVVYGLIVGLFIHREISFRDLPKLILKSAKSTALVMYLMVTAEVLSFVLVSEQIPQTIASSILGFSNNAIVVQLIMVLILLIIGTFLNNTAAMVLMAPIFYPIITSLGIDPLFFGIIMVIALAIGHNTPPVGMCLFIACDIGNIKLESLVKEVMPLVAAMIVVVVALNFFPEVILYLPNMMK; encoded by the coding sequence ATGAGTATCCTGCTGGCGGCCTTTTTCATCGGGTTTCTTCTTCTCGGTGTGCCCATCATCGTGGCCCTCGGCCTGTCATGCATATTCTCGGTGGTCATCACCGGAGCCGCCGATATTGCGGTCCTGGTGCAGAACATGTTCAACGCCGGAAATTCCTTTGCCCTCATGGCGGTTCCCTTCTTCATCCTCGCCGGGAACATCATGAGCGAAGGGGGCGTGTCCCGCAGGCTTGTGAACCTCGCCGGAGCATTCTTCGGCCGGATGAGCGGCGGCCTTGCCCTCGTCGCCACCGCGGCGTCCACCTTTTTCGGCGCCCTCTCGGGTTCAGCTCCCGCAACGACGGCCGCCATCGGCGGCGTCATGATAAAACCCATGGTGGAAAAAGGGTACGACAAAAATTTTGCCGGGGCGGTTGTGGCTGCCTCGGGAACCATCGGTCTCATCATCCCCCCCAGCCTCACCATGGTTCTGTACGGAGTTTCTACGGGAGTCTCCATCGGCGCCCTTTTCCTGGGCGGCATCATCCCCGGTATCATCATCTGCATTGCCCTGATGATAGTGGAATACATCATCTCCGTGAAAAGGGGATACCGCGGCGAAGAGAAAACCTCCATGAAAACGATCCTGAAATACTGCAGGGAAGCAGTATTTGCCATCTTCATGCCCGTTCTCATCCTCGGAGGCATTTACGCAGGCATCTTTACGCCCACTGAGTCAGCGGCCGTTGCTGTGGTGTACGGGCTTATCGTCGGCCTTTTCATCCACCGCGAGATTTCCTTCAGGGATCTTCCCAAGCTCATCCTGAAGTCCGCCAAGTCCACGGCACTGGTCATGTACCTCATGGTTACCGCCGAGGTGCTCAGCTTCGTTCTTGTGAGCGAACAGATTCCCCAGACCATCGCCAGTTCAATCCTCGGTTTTTCCAATAACGCCATCGTTGTCCAGCTCATCATGGTGCTGATCCTCCTCATCATCGGCACGTTCCTCAACAATACGGCGGCCATGGTGCTCATGGCTCCCATCTTCTACCCGATCATCACAAGCCTCGGGATCGACCCTCTCTTCTTCGGCATCATCATGGTCATCGCCCTTGCCATAGGCCACAACACGCCCCCCGTGGGCATGTGCCTTTTCATCGCCTGCGACATCGGCAACATCAAGCTGGAGAGCCTGGTGAAGGAAGTCATGCCGCTGGTGGCCGCGATGATCGTAGTGGTCGTGGCGCTGAACTTCTTCCCCGAGGTTATCCTCTACCTTCCGAACATGATGAAATGA
- a CDS encoding TRAP transporter small permease, with protein sequence MLKTVTYINDMLTRLLEVLITLLMTGMVVFIVMQVYFRYVLAQPLSWSEELAGYLFSGVFFFGAVLLYRESRHINMSLFVDSIKNPFVRQIIVIVAHLLSFLFLAIVVWYSYPMALQIIDFEVVSPSMEWLKMGHVFMIVPVASFLSLFMLLEVILKSIAQLKEIRQ encoded by the coding sequence ATGCTCAAGACAGTAACCTATATCAACGACATGCTGACCAGGCTGCTCGAAGTCCTTATTACCCTATTGATGACGGGAATGGTCGTCTTTATCGTCATGCAGGTCTATTTCCGCTACGTTCTTGCACAGCCCCTCTCCTGGTCCGAAGAGCTTGCCGGATACCTGTTTTCGGGAGTGTTCTTTTTCGGTGCGGTGCTTCTGTACCGGGAATCAAGGCACATAAACATGTCCCTTTTCGTCGACTCCATTAAGAACCCCTTTGTCAGGCAGATCATCGTCATCGTAGCCCATCTCCTGTCTTTTCTCTTCCTGGCCATCGTGGTCTGGTACTCCTACCCCATGGCCCTGCAGATCATCGACTTCGAAGTGGTTTCCCCGTCCATGGAGTGGCTGAAGATGGGACACGTATTCATGATAGTGCCGGTCGCCAGCTTTCTCTCCCTGTTCATGCTCCTTGAAGTCATTCTTAAATCCATAGCGCAGCTGAAGGAGATCAGACAATGA
- a CDS encoding TRAP transporter substrate-binding protein has protein sequence MKGKRLFGTVILLCVLLTASTAFAAPRVIKVGHSGNAQFPYQVYLEMWGKQIAEATNNRYVLEVYHSDLYGKQNQLIEGCQLGTRDMVMATGSLLTSYSPKIGVLNLPFLFNDSEEAYEVLHGPIGEEFAESLAKRNLVVVGWFESGFRHLFPPRPVNHPDDLKGMKLRVVNSAEMIDTINAMGASAVPMGFNDVYSAWQLGTIDGCEGTLTHMITQKYYELTKTAALVGYMYMPGVLIMSNKLWSSIPAEDKAIFIEEAKKVSRFSYDNQRSLDAEEMKQCEDQGVVFTRPDKEPFRQAVAPVYEKYRDKYGEMLDKILTATGRK, from the coding sequence GTGAAAGGGAAAAGACTGTTCGGGACCGTAATTCTGCTCTGCGTTCTTTTGACCGCTTCAACCGCATTTGCAGCTCCCAGGGTGATCAAGGTGGGGCACAGCGGAAACGCCCAGTTCCCCTACCAGGTGTACCTTGAAATGTGGGGGAAGCAGATCGCCGAGGCGACCAACAACCGCTACGTGCTCGAGGTGTACCATTCTGACCTGTACGGCAAGCAGAACCAGCTCATCGAGGGCTGCCAGCTGGGAACCAGGGACATGGTCATGGCCACGGGGTCGCTCCTGACGTCCTACAGCCCCAAGATCGGCGTCCTGAACCTCCCCTTCCTTTTCAACGATTCCGAGGAAGCCTATGAAGTGCTGCACGGACCTATCGGTGAAGAATTCGCGGAAAGCCTTGCGAAAAGGAACCTCGTGGTCGTCGGCTGGTTTGAGAGCGGATTCCGCCACCTCTTCCCCCCCAGGCCCGTGAACCATCCCGACGATCTCAAGGGAATGAAGCTCAGGGTCGTCAACTCCGCCGAGATGATCGACACCATCAACGCCATGGGCGCCAGCGCCGTTCCCATGGGCTTCAACGACGTCTATTCCGCGTGGCAGCTCGGCACCATCGACGGATGCGAGGGAACCCTCACCCACATGATCACCCAGAAATACTACGAGCTCACCAAGACGGCGGCCCTCGTGGGGTACATGTACATGCCCGGCGTGCTCATCATGTCCAACAAGCTCTGGAGCTCCATTCCGGCCGAAGACAAAGCCATCTTTATCGAAGAGGCGAAGAAGGTCAGCCGGTTCTCCTACGACAACCAGAGGAGTCTCGACGCGGAAGAAATGAAGCAGTGCGAAGACCAGGGCGTCGTCTTCACCCGCCCCGACAAGGAACCCTTCAGGCAGGCCGTCGCTCCCGTCTACGAGAAATACAGGGACAAGTACGGCGAAATGCTGGACAAGATTCTGACGGCCACCGGCAGAAAGTAG
- a CDS encoding RraA family protein translates to MFVVNPCCDVIPKEIIESYRNIPVANIGDARGRFGCMSWMIKPMNPDMRLCGPALTVQTYRADNLAIHVALEMARPGDVLVIDAGGIYDTGLWGGLMNQMARQKQLGGIILDGGVRDCQELAASPLPVFARAVSPQGGFKASPGSVNVPISCGNVPVLPGDLVVGDADGIVVIPSGKAEEILEKSRAVVKKEKEIRERIEKGETLYSLLKLDGVPESVGMKK, encoded by the coding sequence GTGTTTGTAGTGAATCCCTGCTGCGACGTGATACCGAAGGAAATAATCGAGAGCTACCGGAACATTCCCGTGGCCAACATCGGGGATGCCCGCGGACGGTTCGGGTGCATGTCCTGGATGATCAAGCCCATGAACCCCGACATGAGACTCTGCGGTCCCGCACTGACCGTGCAGACCTACCGGGCCGACAACCTTGCCATCCATGTCGCCCTGGAAATGGCCAGGCCGGGCGACGTCCTCGTCATCGACGCCGGCGGAATATATGACACCGGCCTGTGGGGCGGTCTTATGAACCAGATGGCCCGGCAGAAGCAGCTGGGCGGAATTATCCTCGACGGAGGCGTCCGTGACTGCCAGGAGCTGGCTGCGTCCCCCCTGCCCGTTTTTGCCCGGGCGGTCTCTCCCCAGGGAGGCTTCAAGGCCTCGCCGGGATCCGTCAATGTCCCGATTTCCTGCGGAAATGTGCCTGTCCTTCCGGGAGATCTTGTCGTGGGCGACGCCGACGGCATCGTGGTCATCCCGTCGGGAAAAGCGGAGGAGATACTGGAAAAAAGCCGCGCCGTGGTCAAAAAGGAAAAGGAAATAAGGGAGAGGATTGAAAAAGGGGAAACCCTCTACAGCCTGCTCAAGCTGGACGGAGTTCCTGAAAGTGTGGGCATGAAAAAGTAG